A region of the Neomicrococcus lactis genome:
AGTAATGACTACTTTTGCTTCCACCGACACCACGCTGGACAAGAATGCTTTGGCTCAAGTTGTTGCCGCGGACATCGCCCCGGGCGCGTTCGTGAACTTGGGCATCGGCCAGCCGACCCTCGTCTCCAACTACTTGACCGCCGATCAGGGCGTCACGCTGCACACCGAGAACGGCATGTTGGGCATGGGCCCGCAGGCTACCGGTGACCAGATTGACGAAGACCTCATCAACGCCGGCAAGATTCCTGTGACCGAACTTCCGGGCGCTTCCTACTTCCACCACGCTGATTCGTTCGCGATGATGCGCGGCGGCCACTTGGACGTCTGCGTGTTGGGCGCTTTCCAGGTCTCCCGCGAGGGCGATCTCGCGAACTGGCACACTGGTGCTCCGGACGCCATCCCAGCTGTGGGCGGCGCGATGGACCTCGCCATCGGCGCGAAGGAAACCTGGGTCATGATGACCTTGCTAGCCAAGGACGGTTCATCGAAGCTCGTGGACACCTTGACCTACCCGGTCACCGGCTTGGGTTGCGTCAAGCGCGTCTACACCGAGCAGGCAATCTTCTTGATTGAAGAAGGCCGTGTCGTAGTGCGTTCCACGCATGGCACCACTTTCGAAGAGCTGCAGGAGAAGGTTCCGTTCGCTCTCGAGCGCGCCTAACCGCAGATTGACTGCGAACCGCGCCGCTTCACAAACATGAAACGGCGCGGTTTTGCGTATTCTTGAGTGTCACTTTTGAGCCAGAACAGGAGGGAAGCTGCCGCTATGGTTTCTCAGAATTACGACGACGCAGCTTCCGTCGCGGAGCTATCCTCCGAAACGCCGGGGGTTGAGTCCGCAGCGGGGTCCGAATCAGCGCTCGGCTCCGAATCAGCGCTCGGCTCCGGCGCCGTGCAGTCGTTGGCACGCGGCCTAGAAGTGATCCGTTCCTTCGACGCCGAGCATCCATCGATGACTTTGACCGAGGTTGCGAAGCGCACCGGCTTGTCTCGAGCTACTGCTCGCCGCTTCTTGTTGACGCTTGCCCAGCTGGGATACGTGCGCTTTGACGGCAAGTTCTTTGAACTGACCTCACGCGTTTTGCAGTTGGGGTATTCCTACTTGAGCTCACACACCCTGCCGCAAATGGTGGAGCCGGCGCTCGAGCAGCTCTCCGGTCTACTCAACGAATCGTGCTCCGCATCTGTTTTGGACGATGACGAGATCGTCTACATCGCTCGCGTGCACACACGCCGCATCATGCGCATCGGTATCTCTGTGGGCACTCGATTGCCCGCTTATGCCACCAGCATGGGTCGCGTGATGCTTGCGTATCTACCGGAGGCTGAGCGCGATGCCGCGATTGAGCGCGTCTCCACGAATGCGTTCACGCCTGCCACCATCACCACGCCAGAAGGGCTCAAGAAGGAGCTCGAACTCGTGCGACAGCAGGGCTATTGCGTAGTGAATCAGGAGCTGGAAATTGGTTTGCAGTCCGTTGCTGTGCCGGTATTCGGTGCAGATGGCGACGTGGTCTGTGCACTCAACGTTTCCATGAGCGTGATGCCGCGTGCTCAAGTGGCACCGGACCTCGATGTCATTGTGCCCGCTCTTCAGCAGACGGCTCAGCGCATTGGAGCTGATCTGCGCGCGAAGCGCTGACAGAGGTTTTAGCGTGGTGCTTCAGCGAGCAGTGCCGAGACGCGTTCCACGAAGACGGCCGCTGCATTCTGGACCGAGGGGACACTGGCACGTTCGTTCTCATGAACGTCTCGAGCTGACCGCGCCGGTGGCTTGTTCGTCAATGAGAGAACACTGCGGGAGAGCTTTGCCTCGGGGATGTTGATGGACTGGGTGCCGTTAGGGATGTTCGTGAGCGCCAACTTTGGAACCAGCGCAGCACCGAGTCCTGATGCGACCAGTGAGAGCGTCGAGTTGAAGTCGTCCGAGTAGGCCACCACGCGTGGTTGCATTCCGAGGGACGCAAACAGGTTGGCGATGACTACGGCGTCGGAGGCGCCGGGGTGGTGCATGATCCACGGCATGTCCGCGAGCTGGGCAGGGGAGAGGGCGGTGTTTGCCTCGAAGCCCCATGCCTCTGGAATCACAAACACAAAAGGATCCTCGGCCAACCAGGTGCGCTTGAGTGCGGCTGGCCAAGCCAGTCCACCTTGACCCACTTGGAACACCAAAGCCACGTCCAAGCCATTTTCAGACCGCAGACCGCGCACGCTGTGCGCAGGTTCGCCCACGCTCAACTGCAACTGAATTCCGGAAGCCAGCCAGGCGTCGTCGTGCATGAGGCGGGGAATCAGGTAGGAAGCGAGCGAAGGGAAGATGCCTACGCGCAACTCAACGTGCGAGCTACTGCGCTCCGCAGCGGAGGACGCCGCCACGAGCGACTCGAGTTCCGTCAGAACAATGCGGGCATGACGCGCCATTGCGTCCGCAGCAGGGAGCGGGACGGCGGCGCGGGCGCTACGTTCAAAGAGTTTGACGCCGGACGCTCGCTCGAGCGAACTGATCTGCTGGCTCACCGCTGAGGCCGTGAGATTGAGGCGCGGAGCGGCCGCAGCAAACGAACCGGCGTCGAGGACCTCGAGAAGAATACGGAGCTGATGAGGATTGATCATGGCGACTTTCGATCATAGTCGCCAGTGAGGCTACTCCTCGTCTTCTTCCTCTTCGTCGAACTCGTCATCCTCTTCTTCGTCGTCGTAATCGTCGTCGAAATCCTCATCTTCGTCATCATCGACGTCGTCATCGTCTCCATCATCCAGGCCGGCCTCGACGTCCTCATCGGATTCGTCGTCGCCCCAGTCGGCAACATCTTCTTCGTCGGTGCCGTCGTCCACCATG
Encoded here:
- a CDS encoding LysR family transcriptional regulator, whose amino-acid sequence is MINPHQLRILLEVLDAGSFAAAAPRLNLTASAVSQQISSLERASGVKLFERSARAAVPLPAADAMARHARIVLTELESLVAASSAAERSSSHVELRVGIFPSLASYLIPRLMHDDAWLASGIQLQLSVGEPAHSVRGLRSENGLDVALVFQVGQGGLAWPAALKRTWLAEDPFVFVIPEAWGFEANTALSPAQLADMPWIMHHPGASDAVVIANLFASLGMQPRVVAYSDDFNSTLSLVASGLGAALVPKLALTNIPNGTQSINIPEAKLSRSVLSLTNKPPARSARDVHENERASVPSVQNAAAVFVERVSALLAEAPR
- a CDS encoding DNA primase; translated protein: MSDPFEDTEFDDQFQDDYEDPEDGRDGTPPEGSSDDPDSMNRIDPLRQHTYLIDGEEDMVDDGTDEEDVADWGDDESDEDVEAGLDDGDDDDVDDDEDEDFDDDYDDEEEDDEFDEEEEDEE
- a CDS encoding IclR family transcriptional regulator domain-containing protein; this translates as MVSQNYDDAASVAELSSETPGVESAAGSESALGSESALGSGAVQSLARGLEVIRSFDAEHPSMTLTEVAKRTGLSRATARRFLLTLAQLGYVRFDGKFFELTSRVLQLGYSYLSSHTLPQMVEPALEQLSGLLNESCSASVLDDDEIVYIARVHTRRIMRIGISVGTRLPAYATSMGRVMLAYLPEAERDAAIERVSTNAFTPATITTPEGLKKELELVRQQGYCVVNQELEIGLQSVAVPVFGADGDVVCALNVSMSVMPRAQVAPDLDVIVPALQQTAQRIGADLRAKR
- a CDS encoding 3-oxoacid CoA-transferase subunit B; this encodes MTTFASTDTTLDKNALAQVVAADIAPGAFVNLGIGQPTLVSNYLTADQGVTLHTENGMLGMGPQATGDQIDEDLINAGKIPVTELPGASYFHHADSFAMMRGGHLDVCVLGAFQVSREGDLANWHTGAPDAIPAVGGAMDLAIGAKETWVMMTLLAKDGSSKLVDTLTYPVTGLGCVKRVYTEQAIFLIEEGRVVVRSTHGTTFEELQEKVPFALERA